The following are encoded in a window of Thunnus albacares chromosome 9, fThuAlb1.1, whole genome shotgun sequence genomic DNA:
- the ddx59 gene encoding probable ATP-dependent RNA helicase DDX59 isoform X1 — protein sequence MSVKLQFRVQRHTYKNILIVPTAKKPPVYTHRIQVCKMFMPRALKVKRPAESSNNALKKKKSKVGEEEKNDEGSSETPGQKEEACEDTKTYDETVQTSGDSAALTEGPLHKERHESSSGDTEEEEEEEEEPVKSFKKSQRWPEPGEPICVMCGRYGEYICDSTDNDVCSLECKASHLAQMGMGIGADVFNRKDTNGDERTQPQQPAVDTGGADELKAHYVYREDRFISGLTDEQVQRIKQELGIETQGRDVKRPIVEFEHCGFPATLSGNLKKASYQAPTPVQMQMVPVGLSGRDVIASADTGSGKTVAFLLPVVVRALERPVNSVRSPVALILTPTRELAIQIERQAKELVMGLPNMRTALLVGGMPLPPQLHRLKSSIKIVIATPGRLLEILKQKAVQLDQVKVVVVDEVDTMLKMGFQQQVLEVLDQVTEEHQTLLASATIPTGTEELAARLVRDPVRIAIGEKNQPCANIRQILLWVEEPSKKKKLFEILNDSKLYQPPVVVFVDCKLGADLLCEAVAKVTGLNTVAIHSDKTQWERNRILRGLLDGDFEVVISTGVLGRGLDLVNVRLVVNFDMPNTMDEYVHQVGRAGRLGHRGTAITFLNNNNKRLFLEVVNRVKPTGSILPPQLLNSPHLHEQQRRERQKAKLESEDTLVTKNNLIDIIRKHDRRKK from the exons ATGTCTGTGAAGCTACAATTTAGGGTACAAAGACATAcgtacaaaaacattttaatagttCCTACTGCAAAGAAGCCCcctgtgtacacacacag AATAcaagtctgtaaaatgttcatgCCGAGAGCCCTCAAAGTGAAGAGACCAGCAGAGAGCTCAAACAATgctttgaagaagaagaaaagtaaggttggtgaggaggagaagaatgatgaaggtAGTTCAGAGACGCCTGGTCAGAAGGAGGAAGCATGTGAAGACACCAAAACATATGATGAGACAGTACAAACAAGTGGAGACTCTGCAGCTTTGACAGAGGGCCCACTACATAAAGAGAGACATGAGTCTTCCTCAGGTGatacagaggaagaggaggaggaagaggaggaaccAGTTAAATCATTCAAAAAGAGCCAGAGATGGCCGGAGCCAGGGGAACCCATCTGTGTGATGTGTGGTCGCTATGGGGAGTATATTTGTGACAGCACTGACAATGATGTTTGCAGTCTTGAATGCAAAGCCAGCCACTTGGCTCAAATGGGAATGGGGATTGGGGCGGATGTGTTTAACCGTAAGGATACAAATGGAGACGAAAGGACTCAACCTCAACAGCCTGCAGTTGACACTGGTGGAGCAGATGAACTTAAAGCACACTATGTCTACAGGGAAGATCGGTTCATATCGGGACTAACAGACGAGCAGGTGCAGCGGATTAAACAGGAGCTGGGCATTGAAACCCAGGGGAGAGATGTCAAGAGACCCATCGTAGAGTTTGAACACTGTGGCTTCCCTGCCACGCTGAGTGGCAACCTGAAGAAGGCCAGCTACCAGGCACCTACACCAGTCCAGATGCAGATGGTACCTGTTGGTCTCAGCGGCAGGGATGTGATCGCCAGTGCTGACACAGGCTCAGGGAAAACTGTGGCCTTCCTGCTGCCAGTTGTAGTGAGAGCACTGGAG agaCCAGTAAACAGTGTGCGTAGCCCTGTTGCTCTCATCCTGACCCCCACCAGGGAGCTGGCCATTCAGATAGAGAGACAGGCCAAAGAACTGGTGATGGGCCTCCCAAACATGAGAACCGCCCTGCTGGTGGGCGGCATGCCGCTTCCCCCGCAGCTCCACCGTCTCAAGAGCAGCatcaaa ATTGTCATCGCCACACCTGGGCGACTCCTTGAGATCTTGAAGCAGAAAGCAGTGCAGCTGGACCAAGTGAAGGTTGTCGTGGTTGATGAG GTGGACACTATGTTGAAGATGGGCTTCCAGCAGCAAGTACTCGAGGTTTTAGACCAAGTCACCGAAGAGCACCAGACTCTGCTGGCGTCGGCCACCATCCCAACAGGAACGGAGGAGCTGGCTGCTCGGTTGGTTCGTGACCCTGTTCGCATTGCTATTGGAGAGAAGAACCAGCCCTGTGCCAACATCAGACAGATCCTTCTATGGGTAGAGGAGCCctccaagaagaagaagctgtttGAGATTCTCAAT GACAGTAAACTGTACCAGCCTCCAGTGGTGGTGTTTGTAGACTGTAAACTGGGGGCTGATCTGCTGTGCGAAGCAGTCGCCAAGGTGACAGGCCTCAATACCGTGGCAATCCACTCTGACAAGACCCAGTGGGAACGCAACCGCATCCTCAGG GGACTTCTGGATGGAGACTTTGAAGTGGTGATCAGTACAGGTGTGCTCGGCAGAGGACTGGACTTAGTTAATGTCAGATTGGTGGTTAATTTTGACATGCCAAACACCATGGACGAGTATGTCCATCAG GTGGGCAGGGCAGGTCGGCTGGGACACAGGGGAACCGCCATCACctttctcaacaacaacaacaagcggCTGTTCCTGGAGGTGGTGAACAGGGTCAAACCTACAGGGTCCATCCTGCCTCCACAGCTCCTCAATTCACCCCACCTTcatgagcagcagaggagggaaagacAAAAAGCCAAGCTGGAGTCTGAGGACACACTGGTCACCAAGAACAATCTCATAGATATCATAAGGAAACATGACCGTCGCAAAAAATAG
- the ddx59 gene encoding probable ATP-dependent RNA helicase DDX59 isoform X2, with product MFMPRALKVKRPAESSNNALKKKKSKVGEEEKNDEGSSETPGQKEEACEDTKTYDETVQTSGDSAALTEGPLHKERHESSSGDTEEEEEEEEEPVKSFKKSQRWPEPGEPICVMCGRYGEYICDSTDNDVCSLECKASHLAQMGMGIGADVFNRKDTNGDERTQPQQPAVDTGGADELKAHYVYREDRFISGLTDEQVQRIKQELGIETQGRDVKRPIVEFEHCGFPATLSGNLKKASYQAPTPVQMQMVPVGLSGRDVIASADTGSGKTVAFLLPVVVRALERPVNSVRSPVALILTPTRELAIQIERQAKELVMGLPNMRTALLVGGMPLPPQLHRLKSSIKIVIATPGRLLEILKQKAVQLDQVKVVVVDEVDTMLKMGFQQQVLEVLDQVTEEHQTLLASATIPTGTEELAARLVRDPVRIAIGEKNQPCANIRQILLWVEEPSKKKKLFEILNDSKLYQPPVVVFVDCKLGADLLCEAVAKVTGLNTVAIHSDKTQWERNRILRGLLDGDFEVVISTGVLGRGLDLVNVRLVVNFDMPNTMDEYVHQVGRAGRLGHRGTAITFLNNNNKRLFLEVVNRVKPTGSILPPQLLNSPHLHEQQRRERQKAKLESEDTLVTKNNLIDIIRKHDRRKK from the exons atgttcatgCCGAGAGCCCTCAAAGTGAAGAGACCAGCAGAGAGCTCAAACAATgctttgaagaagaagaaaagtaaggttggtgaggaggagaagaatgatgaaggtAGTTCAGAGACGCCTGGTCAGAAGGAGGAAGCATGTGAAGACACCAAAACATATGATGAGACAGTACAAACAAGTGGAGACTCTGCAGCTTTGACAGAGGGCCCACTACATAAAGAGAGACATGAGTCTTCCTCAGGTGatacagaggaagaggaggaggaagaggaggaaccAGTTAAATCATTCAAAAAGAGCCAGAGATGGCCGGAGCCAGGGGAACCCATCTGTGTGATGTGTGGTCGCTATGGGGAGTATATTTGTGACAGCACTGACAATGATGTTTGCAGTCTTGAATGCAAAGCCAGCCACTTGGCTCAAATGGGAATGGGGATTGGGGCGGATGTGTTTAACCGTAAGGATACAAATGGAGACGAAAGGACTCAACCTCAACAGCCTGCAGTTGACACTGGTGGAGCAGATGAACTTAAAGCACACTATGTCTACAGGGAAGATCGGTTCATATCGGGACTAACAGACGAGCAGGTGCAGCGGATTAAACAGGAGCTGGGCATTGAAACCCAGGGGAGAGATGTCAAGAGACCCATCGTAGAGTTTGAACACTGTGGCTTCCCTGCCACGCTGAGTGGCAACCTGAAGAAGGCCAGCTACCAGGCACCTACACCAGTCCAGATGCAGATGGTACCTGTTGGTCTCAGCGGCAGGGATGTGATCGCCAGTGCTGACACAGGCTCAGGGAAAACTGTGGCCTTCCTGCTGCCAGTTGTAGTGAGAGCACTGGAG agaCCAGTAAACAGTGTGCGTAGCCCTGTTGCTCTCATCCTGACCCCCACCAGGGAGCTGGCCATTCAGATAGAGAGACAGGCCAAAGAACTGGTGATGGGCCTCCCAAACATGAGAACCGCCCTGCTGGTGGGCGGCATGCCGCTTCCCCCGCAGCTCCACCGTCTCAAGAGCAGCatcaaa ATTGTCATCGCCACACCTGGGCGACTCCTTGAGATCTTGAAGCAGAAAGCAGTGCAGCTGGACCAAGTGAAGGTTGTCGTGGTTGATGAG GTGGACACTATGTTGAAGATGGGCTTCCAGCAGCAAGTACTCGAGGTTTTAGACCAAGTCACCGAAGAGCACCAGACTCTGCTGGCGTCGGCCACCATCCCAACAGGAACGGAGGAGCTGGCTGCTCGGTTGGTTCGTGACCCTGTTCGCATTGCTATTGGAGAGAAGAACCAGCCCTGTGCCAACATCAGACAGATCCTTCTATGGGTAGAGGAGCCctccaagaagaagaagctgtttGAGATTCTCAAT GACAGTAAACTGTACCAGCCTCCAGTGGTGGTGTTTGTAGACTGTAAACTGGGGGCTGATCTGCTGTGCGAAGCAGTCGCCAAGGTGACAGGCCTCAATACCGTGGCAATCCACTCTGACAAGACCCAGTGGGAACGCAACCGCATCCTCAGG GGACTTCTGGATGGAGACTTTGAAGTGGTGATCAGTACAGGTGTGCTCGGCAGAGGACTGGACTTAGTTAATGTCAGATTGGTGGTTAATTTTGACATGCCAAACACCATGGACGAGTATGTCCATCAG GTGGGCAGGGCAGGTCGGCTGGGACACAGGGGAACCGCCATCACctttctcaacaacaacaacaagcggCTGTTCCTGGAGGTGGTGAACAGGGTCAAACCTACAGGGTCCATCCTGCCTCCACAGCTCCTCAATTCACCCCACCTTcatgagcagcagaggagggaaagacAAAAAGCCAAGCTGGAGTCTGAGGACACACTGGTCACCAAGAACAATCTCATAGATATCATAAGGAAACATGACCGTCGCAAAAAATAG
- the kif14 gene encoding kinesin-like protein KIF14, which produces MSLFSVQARKHTAYYDHLMSTSTSRTPRPSERKATDSTLGKSEITSGDSACEDSRSCDKSRQVNRTYVVSALSKSGSGQQTPYRGRLTLQRRSRRKTGADTTEKTMVESSQNTTPAPEKRLTLQRRTRTPSMDKSAQVQRGVSGANAHPTPKILSEPNGRTPGLFRSMSLRETASKSKGKETAAHAETSGRLAHGKTPSSSSASSTGRQLEDQAQTFKTPTKKTPFERIAAKRDVFERLAVKEVPKPVAVKSATLERSKSRVQQTAEDIKPVPAPRISKVSAGVHKPNAAPQVRKTSTALSSSLKGDVTRSSTPAPGPPEQFLSRPSEALKQQDLFKMENSAVTVAVRVRPFNDREKAEKASQVIFMNGQETVVQHPVSKQNYSFIYDFSLCSVDKSDPAFVSQQTVYETLAKPLLLRAFEGFNTCLFAYGQTGSGKSYTMMGFGEEAGVIPRFCQELFSRLASMENEEVKCHVEMSFFEVYNEKIHDLLVTRDDPNQKRMPLRVREHPVHGPYVADLSANVVSSYSDIQGWLELGNKQRATAATGMNDKSSRSHSVFTLVMTQTKTEFVEGEEHDHSITSRINLVDLAGSERCNSAQTSGERLREGASINKSLLTLGKVISALSEQVLTRKKVFIPYRESVLTWLLKESIGGNSKTAMIATLSPAGSNVEESLSTLRYAQQARTIINIAKVNEDTNAKLIRELKAEVEKLRAAQTSSQGIEPERVRLFQQEITALRNKLCQQEREMVEANRAWREKLEKAEIRKREETKELQKSGVTFKVDNRLPNLVNLNEDPQLSEMLLYMIKEGRTTVGKLKSDSTHDIQLTGALIADQHCIITNIQGTVSITPMENAKTFVNGNLMSESTVLHHGDRVILGGDHYFRFNHPAEVQSGKRGSCWTGAGDGHKDFEFAKNELLAAQRAQLEAEIEEAHVKAKEEMMQGIQMAKEVAQKELHDQKALFEEKIRALEKELNEENERKRLHKLDQQRVASQMAELKIAKQELEQEVDTHKKRLRLHMETQVMEEHRVCQARIVEALEAEKRKISKELEEMQKRRAVREIQTPRNASPQWDSMKLSLMIEEANKISAKLKKNTVFSRHESSDDENLEQGGVLQVRVQNMKLGISTFWSLDKFQNNMAAMRELEQGDSTSKDDDVFYDPDDEWEQDISASSASTSSFSRRRSRSLLKSRRISGRLYEIRVHPIQSLHNGSSQSAGLMGVAKPPSTRSSTTDSTMPGICKELVGQSVARLRGCSGTEESMADRLASDLHLVYVAVQTISDLYDNLDDDSQENVFVCNLVAQTQLIKATTAIESAVFVMMQWLAIVKPSSGLLYTVAEELKSQVKKMGGFFQLLIQGCESEITSMVTEARRKSSRCLDAALLALGHLAAVTGMPLNAMELGGQATGKPSVVMSHDSCLLRGTNKGVRSLVEESLTISREMLREAQLSYPRNPVLQCLKSKTLDLARALQSYMYCHVTEKENDLEEGEEDASASNWQKLRTTATMLFQLNQAIRQLHSSLSTTLRGKDRDSNLSSSRELISSSAKAVDELITGLSEEGAATLSLQLPCLQTVVAARDELHSALQSLSSSWNQEEAEESRSSVASDKSTEDELLTKESAASRSAVRHRVVSKIVYSLPSGVSPSGSPHWV; this is translated from the exons ATGTCGTTGTTTAGTGTGCAAGCGAGGAAGCACACAGCGTACTATGACCATCTAATGTCGACATCGACCTCCAGGACACCGCGCCCGTCGGAGCGGAAAGCGACAGACTCAACGCTGGGCAAGAGTGAGATAACATCGGGAGACTCTGCGTGTGAAGACAGCAGATCATGTGATAAgagcagacaggtaaacagaacTTATGTCGTCTCTGCACTGTCAAAAAGCGGCAGTGGGCAGCAGACCCCTTACCGTGGTCGCCTCACCCTTCAGAGGAGGTCAAGAAGAAAGACCGGGGCTGACACTACGGAGAAAACGATGGTTGAAAGCAGTCAGAACACCACCCCAGCTCCGGAGAAGAGACTGACCCTGCAGCGTAGGACCAGGACTCCTTCAATGGATAAAAGCGCACAGGTGCAGCGTGGGGTCAGCGGTGCCAACGCGCATCCAACACCGAAAATCCTCAGTGAACCAAACGGTAGGACACCCGGTTTATTCCGCTCAATGAGTTTAAGAGAAACGGCCTCAAAGAGCAAAGGAAAAGAGACGGCTGCTCATGCGGAAACCTCGGGGAGGCTGGCGCACGGCAAGACgccatcctcttcctcagcgTCCTCCACAGGTAGGCAGCTAGAGGACCAGGCCCAAACATTTAAAACCCCGACCAAAAAGACCCCGTTTGAGAGAATCGCCGCCAAGAGAGACGTTTTTGAAAGGCTGGCAGTGAAAGAAGTTCCTAAACCAGTGGCAGTAAAATCTGCAACTCTAGAAAGGTCAAAATCCCGAGTACAGCAAACAGCAGAGGACATTAAGCCTGTCCCAGCTCCTCGGATCAGCAAGGTGTCAGCAGGTGTTCACAAACCTAACGCCGCGCCGCAGGTGAGGAAGACTTCCACCGCTTTGTCGTCAAGCCTAAAAGGAGACGTGACCAGGAGCTCCACTCCTGCTCCAGGACCTCCTGAGCAGTTCCTGTCTCGTCCCAGTGAGGCTCTGAAGCAGCAGGATTTATTTAAGATGGAAAACAGTGCAGTGACTGTTGCAGTCCGTGTCCGCCCTTTCAATGACAG GGAGAAGGCAGAAAAGGCATCACAAGTCATCTTCATGAATGGACAGGAGACTGTTGTCCAGCATCCTGTCTCGAAACAGAACTACTCCTTCATCTATGACTTCTCCCTCTGCTCGGTGGATAAGAGCGACCCTGCCTTCGTCAGCCAGCAGACGGTGTACGAGACACTGGCCAAACCTCTGCTACTGAGGGCCTTCGAAGGATTCAACACCTGCCTGTTTGCTTACGGCCAAACAGGCTCTGGTAAATCTTATAC GATGATGGGCTTTGGAGAAGAGGCAGGGGTAATCCCACGGTTCTGTCAGGAGCTTTTTTCCAGACTGGCTTCCATGGAAAACGAAGAG GTCAAATGTCATGTAGAGATGAGCTTCTTTGAAGTGTACAATGAGAAGATCCATGACCTCCTGGTGACCAGAGATGACCCAAACCAGAAGAGGATGCCT CTGAGAGTGAGGGAACATCCAGTCCACGGTCCCTACGTTGCGGATCTCTCTGC GAATGTTGTGAGCTCCTACAGTGACATTCAG GGATGGCTGGAGCTGGGAAACAAGCAGAGAGCCACAGCAGCCACAGGAATGAACGACAAGAGCTCCAGATCTCATTCCGTCTTCACCCTTGTTATGACCCAGACCAAG ACAGAGTTTGTGGAGGGAGAGGAACATGACCACAGTATCACCAGCAGGATCAACTTGGTGGACCTGGCAGGCAGCGAACGTTGTAACTCAGCTCAGACAAGCGGAGAGCGACTCAgg GAGGGCGCTAGCATCAACAAATCCCTGCTTACCCTTGGAAAGGTCATCTCTGCCTTATCAGAACAGGTGCTGACCAGGAAGAAGGTCTTCATACCGTACAGAGAGTCCGTCCTTACATG gCTGTTAAAAGAGAGCATTGGTGGTAACTCCAAGACGGCCATGATTGCCACACTGAGCCCAGCAGGCAGCAATGTGGAGGAAAGCCTCAGCACCCTGCGCTACGCCCAGCAGGCCCGCACGATCATTAACATCGCCAAGGTCAATGAGGACACCAATGCCAAGCTCATCAGAG agcTCAAGGCAGAGGTGGAGAAGCTGCGAGCGGCTCAGACGAGCTCTCAGGGCATCGAACCAGAGAGGGTCAGGCTGTTCCAGCAGGAGATCACTGCCTTGAGGAACAAACTCTgtcagcaagagagagaaatggtCGAAGCCAACCG GGCATGGAGAGAGAAACTGGAAAAAGCTGAAATTCGCAAACGTGAAGAgaccaaagagctgcag AAATCAGGTGTGACATTTAAAGTGGACAACCGTCTTCCCAACCTGGTGAACCTGAACGAGGATCCCCAGCTGTCTGAAATGCTTCTCTACATGATCAAAGAGGGTCGAACCACAGTTGGCAAACTCAAGTCTGACTCCACCCATGACATCCAGCTGACAGGAGCCCTCATCGCTGACCAACACTG tatTATAACCAACATCCAGGGTACTGTCAGCATCACTCCCATGGAAAACGCCAAGACCTTTGTTAATGGAAACCTAATGTCTGAATCCACTGTCCTACACCAT GGTGACAGAGTGATTCTTGGTGGGGACCACTACTTCCGTTTCAACCATCCAGCAGAGGTGCAGTCTGGGAAACGCGGTTCATGCTGGACAGGTGCAGGCGACGGCCACAAAGACTTTGAATTTGCCAAAAATGAGCTGCTCGCAGCTCAAAGAGCTCA GCTGGAGGCAGAAATTGAAGAAGCCCATGTGAAGGCGAAAGAAGAGATGATGCAGGGAATCCAGATGGCCAAAGAGGTGGCCCAGAAGGAGCTGCATGACCAGAAGGCACTTTTTGAAGAGAAGATCCGAGCCCTGGAGAAAGAGCTG AACGAGGAAAATGAGCGGAAGCGTCTCCACAAGCTAGACCAGCAGAGGGTGGCCAGCCAGATGGCGGAGCTGAAGATAGCCAAGCAAGAGCTGGAGCAGGAGGTGGACACCCACAAGAAACGCCTCCGCCTGCACATGGAGACCCAG GTGATGGAGGAACACCGTGTGTGTCAAGCAAGGATTGTCGAGGCCCTGGAGGCGGAGAAGAGAAAAATCAGCAAAGAGCTGGAGGAGATGCAGAAGAGAAGAGCCGTAAGGGAAATTCAGACTCCTAGAAATG CCTCTCCACAGTGGGACTCCATGAAGCTGTCCTTGATGATTGAAGAAGCCAATAAGATCAGTGctaaactgaagaaaaacacagtctTTAGCAG ACATGAAAGCTCTGATGATGAGAACCTGGAGCAAGGAGGTGTGCTACAGGTGCGGGTTCAAAACATGAAGCTGGGGATCTCCACTTTCTGGAGCCTGGACAAGTTCCAGAACAACATGGCTGCCATGAGAGAGCTGGAGCAG GGGGATTCCACCTCTAAAGATGACGATGTGTTTTATGACCCTGATGATGAGTGGGAGCAAGATATATCGGCCTCCTCCgcttccacctcctccttctcacGCCGAAG GAGCAGAAGTTTGTTGAAGAGCAGGAGAATCTCAGGGCGCCTCTATGAGATCCGTGTCCATCCGATTCAGAGCCTCCACAACGGCTCCTCACAGTCTGCTG GGTTGATGGGTGTGGCCAAACCGCCCTCCACACGTTCCAGCACCACAGACTCTACCATGCCAGGCATCTGCAAGGAGCTGGTTGGCCAATCAGTGGCCCGTCTGCGTGGTTGTAGTGGCACAGAGGAGAGCATGGCAGACAGGTTAGCCTCTGATCTGCACCTGGTGTATGTGGCAGTCCAAACCATATCTGACCTGTACGACAATCTGGATGATGACAGTCAGGAGAACG tgtttgtgtgtaatttggTGGCTCAGACTCAGCTTATCAAGGCCACCACAGCCATAGAGAGTGCAGTGTTTGTTATGATGCAATGGTTAGCCATTGTGAAACCTTCCTCCGGCCTACTCTACACCGTTGCTGAGGAACTCAAGAGCCAAGTCAAGAAGATGGGAGGATTCTTCCAGCTGCTCATTCAG GGTTGTGAATCTGAGATCACGTCAATGGTTACAGAGGCAAGGAGGAAGAGCAGTCGATGCCTGGATGCAGCATTGCTTGCACTTGGCCACCTGGCGGCGGTGACAGGCATGCCGCTGAATGCTATGGAGCTGGGTGGCCAGGCCACAGGCAAG ccATCGGTGGTCATGTCTCATGACTCATGTCTGCTGAGGGGAACCAATAAAGGTGTCCGCTCTCTCGTAGAGGAGAGcctcaccatctccagagaaaTGCTGAGAGAGGCTCAGCTGTCCTATCCCAGGAACCCA GTTCTGCAGTGCCTGAAATCCAAGACGCTTGATTTAGCACGTGCTCTGCAGAGTTACATGTATTGCCATGTTACG gagaaagagaatgacctggaggaaggggaggaggacgCCTCAGCTTCCAATTGGCAGAAATTGAGAACTACAGCGACCATGTTATTCCAGCTTAATCAGGCCATCAGACAGCTGCATTCCTCCTTGTCTACCACCCTGCGAG GTAAAGACAGAGACTCCaacctcagcagcagcagagagctgaTCTCCTCCTCTGCCAAGGCTGTTGACGAGCTTATCACCGGTCTGTCCGAGGAGGGAGCGGCGACGCTGTCCCTGCAGCTTCCCTGTCTTCAGACCGTCGTGGCTGCACGAGACGagctccactctgctctgcaGTCCCTGTCCTCCTCTTGGAACCAAGAGGAGGCGGAAGAGAGCAGAAGCTCCGTCGCTTCAGACAAGAGTACAGAAGATGAATTGTTAACCAAAGAAAGTGCTGCCTCTCGCAGTGCTGTTAGACATCGAGTTGTTAGTAAGATTGTGTATTCCCTCCCCTCAGGTGTGTCGCCCAGTGGCAGCCCGCACTGGGTGTGA